One genomic segment of Drosophila melanogaster chromosome 3L includes these proteins:
- the CG11247 gene encoding uncharacterized protein, isoform A, whose translation MVRSRRSVSKEDAVSLLTDSGISLSSPPAARESSPGPTLAIKRRKSSLASLRDACVDEEEDDGGEQDSKDDDYVQPQLKKSARKGEPVKRKHHVCSQCSKEFGGKTDLQRHMLIHSDERPHKCKDCGKSYRQAVNLKNHITTAHEHRKQFVCSQCPKSFALKERLRLHMRLHSGEKPYPCDLCDKKFARGGQLQQHMVSHHKTSIQQFNCTKCSASFSTNANLRVHMERHEQGMEHRCSICENQFANELALRAHINQEHHKLTQFECEICHKMIEPDEDLATHMQRHTAVKTHVCEVCNTYFTQKSQYNVHMRMHTGERPYQCRICHQTFAHSSVLKLHIRKHTGEKPFRCQLCEDEVAFSQLAHLKNHMKKIHKQQKPYMCEGCHDFFKIKVELQSHVEHCAKCPVDGDKPSGNQSEDAQILSVLRFNMAVVLKKISSAQKLRQLGYEKRLIDNVIIASLKLAQRQSHDDATMTPLARLRLNVEEFLKWIVPAPTMQKFSDELLSIDTILEKIATMYMKQK comes from the exons atggTACGCAGCCGTCGTAGTGTGTCCAAGGAGGATGCCGTCTCTCTGCTCACAGACAGCGGCATATCGCTGTCTTCGCCGCCGGCGGCGAGGGAATCCTCACCAGGCCCTACGCTTGCGATCAAAAGGAGGAAGAGCAGCTTGGCAAGTCTGCGCGATGCTTGTgtggacgaggaggaggacgacggCGGAGAGCAGGACTCAAAGGATGATGATTACGTGCAACCGCAGCTTAAGAAGTCTGCCCGAAAGGGCGAACCGGTGAAACGCAAGCACCATGTCTGCAGTCAATGCTCCAAAGAGTTCGGTGGCAAGACGGATCTGCAGCGCCACATGCTTATCCACTCGGACGAACGACCGCACAAGTGCAAGGATTGTGGCAAGAGCTACCGCCAGGCGGTCAACCTGAAAAATCATATCACCACCGCCCACGAGCATCGGAAACAGTTCGTTTGTTCCCAGTGCCCAAAATCATTCGCCCTCAAGGAGCGCCTGCGGCTCCACATGCGCCTCCACTCTGGCGAGAAGCCCTATCCTTGCGACCTCTGCGACAAAAAATTCGCCCGAGGAGGTCAA ctgcaacagcacaTGGTTTCTCACCACAAGACGAGTATCCAGCAGTTCAACTGCACTAAGTGCTCGGCCAGCTTCTCAACCAACGCCAATTTACGGGTGCACATGGAGCGACACGAGCAGGGCATGGAGCACCGGTGCAGCATCTGTGAGAACCAATTCGCCAACGAGCTGGCCCTGCGAGCGCACATAAACCAGGAGCACCACAAGCTGACGCAATTTGAGTGCGAGATATGCCATAAGATGATCGAGCCGGACGAGGATTTGGCCACTCACATGCAGAGGCACACCGCTGTTAAGACCCACGTCTGCGAGGTGTGCAACACATATTTCACCCAGAAAAGCCAGTACAATGTCCATATGCGAATGCACACGGGAGAGCGCCCCTATCAGTGTAGG ATCTGCCACCAGACCTTTGCCCATTCAAGCGTACTAAAACTGCACATCCGAAAGCATACGGGGGAAAAACCCTTTCGCTGCCAGCTGTGCGAAGACGAAGTAGCCTTTTCTCAGCTGGCGCACCTAAAGAACCACATGAAGAAGATACACAAACAGCAAAAGCCCTACATGTGCGAAGGCTGCCACGATTTCTTTAAGATCAAGGTGGAGCTGCAGTCGCATGTTGAGCACTGCGCCAAGTGTCCAGTTGACGGGGACAAACCCAGTGGCAATCAGTCTGAAGATGCGCAAATTCTCTCTGTCTTAAGATTTAACATGGCAGTGGTACTGAAGAAAATTAGCTCCGCTCAAAAGCTGCGCCAGTTGGGCTACGAGAAGCGTCTAATCGATAACGTTATCATTGCATCCTTGAAGCTGGCTCAGCGACAATCCCATGACGACGCCACGATGACCCCATTGGCCAGACTCCGGCTAAATGTGGAGGAATTTCTTAAGTGGATTGTGCCAGCCCCCACTATGCAGAAATTCAGCGACGAATTGTTGTCTATAGACACGATTCTTGAGAAAATTGCTACCATGTATATGAAACAGAAGTAG
- the CG11247 gene encoding uncharacterized protein, isoform D: MVSHHKTSIQQFNCTKCSASFSTNANLRVHMERHEQGMEHRCSICENQFANELALRAHINQEHHKLTQFECEICHKMIEPDEDLATHMQRHTAVKTHVCEVCNTYFTQKSQYNVHMRMHTGERPYQCRICHQTFAHSSVLKLHIRKHTGEKPFRCQLCEDEVAFSQLAHLKNHMKKIHKQQKPYMCEGCHDFFKIKVELQSHVEHCAKCPVDGDKPSGNQSEDAQILSVLRFNMAVVLKKISSAQKLRQLGYEKRLIDNVIIASLKLAQRQSHDDATMTPLARLRLNVEEFLKWIVPAPTMQKFSDELLSIDTILEKIATMYMKQK, encoded by the exons aTGGTTTCTCACCACAAGACGAGTATCCAGCAGTTCAACTGCACTAAGTGCTCGGCCAGCTTCTCAACCAACGCCAATTTACGGGTGCACATGGAGCGACACGAGCAGGGCATGGAGCACCGGTGCAGCATCTGTGAGAACCAATTCGCCAACGAGCTGGCCCTGCGAGCGCACATAAACCAGGAGCACCACAAGCTGACGCAATTTGAGTGCGAGATATGCCATAAGATGATCGAGCCGGACGAGGATTTGGCCACTCACATGCAGAGGCACACCGCTGTTAAGACCCACGTCTGCGAGGTGTGCAACACATATTTCACCCAGAAAAGCCAGTACAATGTCCATATGCGAATGCACACGGGAGAGCGCCCCTATCAGTGTAGG ATCTGCCACCAGACCTTTGCCCATTCAAGCGTACTAAAACTGCACATCCGAAAGCATACGGGGGAAAAACCCTTTCGCTGCCAGCTGTGCGAAGACGAAGTAGCCTTTTCTCAGCTGGCGCACCTAAAGAACCACATGAAGAAGATACACAAACAGCAAAAGCCCTACATGTGCGAAGGCTGCCACGATTTCTTTAAGATCAAGGTGGAGCTGCAGTCGCATGTTGAGCACTGCGCCAAGTGTCCAGTTGACGGGGACAAACCCAGTGGCAATCAGTCTGAAGATGCGCAAATTCTCTCTGTCTTAAGATTTAACATGGCAGTGGTACTGAAGAAAATTAGCTCCGCTCAAAAGCTGCGCCAGTTGGGCTACGAGAAGCGTCTAATCGATAACGTTATCATTGCATCCTTGAAGCTGGCTCAGCGACAATCCCATGACGACGCCACGATGACCCCATTGGCCAGACTCCGGCTAAATGTGGAGGAATTTCTTAAGTGGATTGTGCCAGCCCCCACTATGCAGAAATTCAGCGACGAATTGTTGTCTATAGACACGATTCTTGAGAAAATTGCTACCATGTATATGAAACAGAAGTAG